GCATCCCGACCGTCGCGACCGTGAGCTGGACCGCGGACCAGATCCTGCGCAAACTCCTGCCGCCCGGCTCGGAGCCCGTCTGGCGCGATCCGAGCGGCTGCGTGGCCCTCGCGCAGGTCAGCGTCCACCCGGGCTGGATCGGGCTGCCCCTGACCAAGCTGGAAGCGGCGTCCGGCGCCCGCATCGCCTTCCTGACCCGTCTGGGCGAAGGCTTCCTCCCGACCGCCGAGACGGTCCTGCAGGAGGGCGACCTCGTGCACGTGCTGCTCCGCGACGACTCGGCGGACGCCGCGGAGGCCGTGTTCGGTGCGGCGCCGGAGGTGCACTGATGCGCGTCGCCATCGCCGGGGCCGGCGCCGTCGGCCGCTCCATCGCCCGTGAGCTGCTGGGCAACGGCCACGAGGTCCTGCTCGTCGACAAGAGCCCGTCCGCCATCAAGGTCGAGCGCGTGCCCGACGCCGAGTGGCTGCTGGCCGACGCCTGCGAGATGTCCTCGCTGCAGGAGGCCCAGCTGCAGCGGTGCGACGTCGTCATCTGCGCCACCGGTGACGACAAGGTGAACCTCGTCGTGTCCCTGCTGGCCAAGACCGAGTTCGCGGTGCCCCGCGTCGTGGCCCGCGTGAACCACCCCGGCAACGAGTCGCTGTTCAACGAGTCGTGGGGCGTCGACGTCGCGGTGTCGACGCCGCGTCTGCTCTCGGCGCTGGTCGAGGAGGCCGTGACCGTCGGCGACCTGGTCCGCCTGTTCTCGTTCAAGCAGGGCCAGGCCAACCTCGTCGAGCTGACGCTCCCCGAGGACTCACCGCAGATCGGCAACCGCGTCGGCGACGTGCCGTGGCCGACCGACACCGCGCTGGTCGCGATCATCCGGCAGAACCGCGTCCTCGTCCCCTCCCGGGACGACCCGCTGGAGGCCCTCGACGAGCTGCTGTTCGTCGCCTCCGCGGACCAGGAGCGCCGTCTGCAGAACCTGCTGTCCCCGCACGACGACTGAGTCAGGTGCCGGCCGGCGGATCGACCAGCGGCGGATCGACCAGCGGCGTGCGGCCCTTCGCGAGCAGGCCGGCCATGGCGAGCAGCGCGGCCACCTGCAGCGGCCAGCCCATGACGACCTTCGCCGTGCCCAGCAGGCCCACCTCGCCCGCCTCGTAGAGCGGGTACTGCACGAGGACGCGCAGGATGCACGGCGCGGCCAGCAGCAGCGTCAGACGGCTGCAGAGCTTGACCATCGCCGGGTCGGAGCGCCACCCGGTCGGGTCGCCGGTGACCGCGCCGACCATGAAGCCGATCAGCGGCCAGCGGATCAGCACCGTCAGCAGCAGCACCGCGGCGTAGCCGGTGTTGTAGAGGATCCCCGGCAGGAAGTACGCGAGCGCGCCGTCGTCGCCGTCCCCGCCCCGGTCGGCCCGCAGCGCGAAGGCCGCGCCGATCGCGATGCCGAACGCGGCGTTGAGCACGAACTGGACGGTGCTGCGCTGGATCAGCCGCACGACCAGCGCGGCCGCCGCCAGACCGGCGGCGATCGCCAGCGACAACTTGAGTTCGTCGGTGACGACGTAGGCGAGCGTGAACGCCGCGGTCGGGATCGCGGCCTCGAGCACGCCGCGCGGTCCGCCGAGGGCGGTGGAGAGCTGCTTGCGGACGAGTTCCTCGACGGTCTCGACGTTCGGGGGACGCTCCCCCGTCACCGGCTCATCGGTCACCCGACGCCGGGCCGGAGCTCGTAGCGGGGGTTGTAGACCACGGGACGGCCCTCGACCATCGCGACCCGGCCGGTCACCTTCATGCCGCGGCCGGGTTCGACGCCGGCGATCTGCCGCCGGCCGAGCCACACCAGCGAGACCGTGCCCGACCCGTCGTAGAGCTCCGCCTCCAGGGCGGGGACGCCGGCGCGGGGGCGGAGCGTGACGGTCCGCAGCGTGCCGCACATCGTCATGATCTCCCGCTCGCAGCACTGCTGGATCGGGGTGCCGCCGGCGTCGGCGACGTCCTCCTGCAGTTCACGCGCCTCGACCTCGTGGGTCGGGGCCGTGATCCGCCCGATCATGCGCTTGAGCAGGCCCTTGGCCGGCGCGTCGGTGGTCATCAGCGGACCTCGGTGATCTCCGGCCCGCGCTCGAACGGCTTGAGGTCGTCGGTCCGGCGCGCGCCGTCCTCGTCGCCCTCGTCGTCGTCCTCGTCGAGGAACTGCTCGCCGTGCTCGCCGATCTCGACCTCCTGCGGGAGCTGCAGCGGGATCGGGTCGCGCGGGGCCATGGCGTCCTGACCGCGGACGACGACCACGTCGGCGAGGAGGTCCTCGAGCGGACGCCGCAGCGAGGCGTCGGTGGCGGCCTCCCCGGTGATCACGGCGCGGAGGAACCAGCGCGGCCCGTCGACGCCGAGGAAGCGCGCGGTCTGCAGACCGGTCGAGCCGTCGGGCAGGGCGACGCCGACCTCGGCGACGAGCTCGGTGCCGAACCGGCCCTCCTCCTCGGTGGACCGGCCGCCCGAGGCGATGATCCCCTCGGCGATCTCCCCGCGGACCTCGTCCCAGATGCCCATGGTGCGCGGGGCGGCGAACGGCTGGATCTGCAGCGCGCTGCGCTCGATGATCAGCGTCACCGCGACGACCTGGTCCTCCGCGAGCTCCGCCCGCAGCTCCATGCCGTTGAGGATCGGGATGCGGACCCCGCCGAGGTCGACGCGCTCGATCTTGTCCTCGGGGGCGCTGTCCGCGTCCCACGGACCGCCGTCCCGCTCGCGGATCGTGCCCACCGGCCAGGACGGGCTCTGGTCCGCGTCCGCGGCGGAGGTGTCGCCCAGCGCGGCGAGCACCTCGTCGACCTCACCCGGGTCGGCCTCGAGCTCGGCGTCGGCACCGGCGTCGGCACCAGCGTCGGCACCGGCCTCACTGCCGGCCCCGTCGGACTCGGTGTACGAGTCCAGCTCGGCGCCCGCCTCGGGCTCGCCCTTCTTGCGGCGTCGGAAAGCCACGTTCAGTTCCCCTCGTCGATGGGGCCATTCTCGCGCGCGGTCGACTCGCGCGCGGAAAAGCCGCCGGTGGATCCGTGCCCGCCGGTGCCCCGGGCCGAACCCGGCAGCGACTCCACCTCGTGGAACCGCGCGAGCTCGACCCGCTGGATGACCAACTGGGCGATCCGGTCGCCCCGGCGCAGCACGACCGGCTGCTCGGGGTCGTGATTGACCAGAATGACCTGAATCTCGCCGCGGTACCCCGCGTCGACCGTCCCCGGCGCGTTCACGATGCCGACGCCGAACCGGGCGGCGAGCCCGGACCGCGGGTGCACGAACGCGGCGTACCCGGCCGGCAGCGCGATCGCCAGGCCGGTGGGAACCTTCGCACGCTCGCCGGGGGCGAGCACGACGTCGACGGCCGTGCAGATGTCCGCCCCGGCGTCGCCCGGGTGGGCGTACGAGGGGACGGGCAGCTCGGGGTCGAGGCGCTGGACGAGAACGTCGACCCGCTCGCCCACGGACAGGGCTCCCTGCAGGTCAGCGGTCACGGTGCCCGACACTACCCGCCTCTGGCAGGCTTGCCCGCGCAGCCGGGAGATCGGCCGAGCGAGAGCGGAGTGCGGCGTGGCAGAGAGCAACAACGTGGCCTGGAAGGCGGTCGCCACGGGGGGCGCGGTCGCCGCCACCTTCGTGACCCGGAAGGCGGTGGCCGGGGTCTGGAAGGCCGCCACCGGCGGCGCTCCCCCGGAGCACCCCGAGAACCCCGACACCACCTGGGCGCAGGCCCTGGCCTGGGCGATGCTCACCGGCGCGGTCGCGGGCGCGGTGCGCCTGCTCATCACCCGCAAGGCCGCCTCGTCGTGGCGGGCGGCCACCGGCCAGCTGCCGCCCGGCCTCACCACGAGCTGACGCGGGCCGCCGCGGGTCAGTCCTTCGCCGCCAGCCAGACCAGGGCGTCGGCGACGGCGCGCTCGGAACCGACGGGGCGGTTCACGACCTTCCCGCGCACGGCCATGGTGGTCGAGCCGCCGCCGTCGAGGTTGAGCGCCTGGTGCATGCCGAGCGCCTGGGCCACACGCGCCGCCTCCCACAGCGTCGCCCCGACGCTGCGGGGCTGTCGGCCGTCGATCGTGACGAACATCAGGCGGCCCGCGGCGTCGGTGCCGGCGATCGTGCGCGGGTTGCGCCCGAACAGGCTGCTGTCGCGCCGGTGCAGGATCGCCTGGCCGTCGCGGACCAGGCGGTACCGGCCGGTCACGGCGGAGACGCCGTCGCGCAGCGGCAGCCGCCGGCCGTCCGGGCGGTTGACGACGGTCTGCTCGACGTCGAGACAGCCGGCCCGCGCCACGCGGCGCAGCCGCAGGGCGGTCGCGCCGGTGCCCTGCAGGGACGTCTGTGCGCCCGTGAGCCGGACGCCGCGGTGCCCGAGGATCCGCACGGGACAGCCCGCGCGGTCGAGCACGACCTCGACGCCCGGTCCCGTGGGCGTGCGGCCGGCGAAGTCGCGGGTGAACTCGGCGAGCTGACCCGAGTCCGCACACCGCTGCTTGCGCGCCGCCGCGTGCTTGGCGCAGCCCTTCGGCACGTTCGGCGGGCTGTTCACCCGGTTCAGGGTCAGGACGCCCGCTCCGGCGCGGGAGCGGACCTTGCCGGTCCAGTCGAAGCGGCCGATGCGCAGCGCGTTCTGCTCGGAGTCGAGGGCGAGCGTGACCTCCTGCGAGGTCCCGGTCGGCTTCGAGAGCACCCGGCCGTCCGAGATCGTCAGCCCCTGCGGCAGGCCGCGGTAGCGCTTGTCCGCCTGCAGGGAGAAGAACGAACCGTTGACCCCGACGAGCGCGCTGGCCCGGCGCGCGAGGGCGGTGGTGCGGTCCGGGTCCGCGAGCGTCCTGCCGTAGGTGCGCTGCAGGCGCCCGTCGGCCCGGTCCGGGTCGATGGTCAGAACGTTGACCACCCACGGCCCCGTGGACGTCGAGGCCCAGCGCTTGCGCTTGGCCTTCCCCGTGCCGCGGTGGATGACGGTCAGGGTGACGCCGGGCGCGAGTGTCTTGGTCGTGCGGCGCTCGGCCAGGCCCGCCCGGCCGAGCGGCAGGGCGGGTTCGTGGGAGACCCGCGGCGTCTCCGCCGCCCGGGGCGGCGTGGGCGCCGGGTCGGGCGTGGGCGCCAGATTCCCGATCAGCGAGGACAGCGGGTCCGGCGCCGGGGCCGGCGCCGCGGCGACGGCGTCAGCGGAGTCCGGGAGCCCGGCCGTGGCGACCGCGGTCGCCGTGACGATCCCGGCGAGCGCGTAGGAAGCCGGACGAACTCGGCAGAGGAACGTCATGGCCGCACATCATGATCACCGTTTCTGAGTGCGCTCCCAGGGTGCGCCCCGCAGTGAACCTGACGTGCGCCAGACGTGCGCCCGGCGTGCGTCAGGCGCAGTCGCGGCAGATGAACTGGCCGTTCTTCTCGCTCGCGAGCTGGCTGCGGTGGTGCACCAGGAAGCAGGACGAGCAGGTGAACTCGTCGGCCTGCCGCGGGAGCACGCGGACGCTGAGCTCCTCACCGGAGAGGTCGGCGCCGGGCAGTTCGAGGGACTCGGCGAGGTCGGCCTCGTCGACATCCACCGTGCTGGCGCCCTTGTCCACCCGCCGGGACTTGAGCTCCTCGATGCTGTCCTCGCCGAGCTCGTCGTCCGTCTTGCGGGGGGCGTCGTAATCAGTCGCCATGTAGGTCCGGGTCTCCTCGTGCTGATTGGCGGGACCGCAGTATGCCTGCCCGGGGCGGGAATTGTGCCTTAAGGCAGGGCGGGGGTGGCGACGGGGTCCGTCAAGCCCGTCTCGTGACCCGCTCCGGCGGCGAGCAACAACGCCTCCAGCGGGTCGAATAATTCCGGCGGTGCGGCCAGCAGGAACCGCGAGGAGGGTGCCTCGCCGGCGAGGCCCGCCACGCGGGCGCCGGCCTCCGCCGCGATCAGCCCGCCCGCGGCGAAGTCCCACGGGTTGACGCCCCGCTCGAAGTAGGCGTCCACCCGCCCGGCGGCGAGCGCGCACAGGTCGACGGCGCACGCGCCGTGGCGGCGGATGTCCCGGACGGCGGGCAGCACGTGCCGCAGGACCTCCGCCTGGTGCGCCCGACGCCGCGGGTCGTAGCCGAATCCGGTGGCCACGAGCGCGCGGTCCAGCGGCGGGGCCGGGTTCACGCGCAGCGGCCGGCCGTTGCAGGTCGCGCCCTGACCCCGGACGGCGGCGAACGTCTCCCCCGCCGCCGGGACGTGCACGACCCCGACCACCGACTCCCCCGCGACCTCGGCGGCGAGGCTGACCGCCCAGCCACCCAGGTCGTAGAGGTAGTTGACGGTCCCGTCGAGCGGGTCGACCACCCAGCGCACCCCGGAGGTCCCGGGGTGGTCCGTGCCCTCCTCACCGAGCATCCCGTCGGCCGGCCGCAGCCGGGCCAGGGTCTCGGTGATCAGCGCCTCCGCGGCGTGGTCCATCTCGGTGACCACGTCGGTCGGCGTCGACTTCGACGTCACCCGCAGCGGCCCGCTCGGACGCCCGGAGGCGAGCAGGGTGCCCGCCTCCCGGGCCACCAGTAGGGCGACCTCGAGCAGTTCCTGTGTGGGGAGCTCCGTGGGCGATGCCGGCACGCTCAGTCCCGCCCCGCGACCGCGGGCCGGGGTCCCTTCGGGTTCGGGCAGCACCCCGGCGGGCACAGGTCGTAGGACGCGCCGAGCTCGCCGAGCGCCGGCCGCTGGTCCGGCATGACGCTGTTGGCGCGTTCGAGCACGAGCTCACGGATCGCGGCGACGAACTCCGGCGCCGCCCCGACCGTCCCGGCGCGGGCGAACGCCACCCCGAGCTTGTCGGCCTGCTCCTTGAGCTCGACGTCGAGGTCGTACACGACCTCCATGTGGTCGGAGATGAACCCGATCGGGACGACGACCACCGCGGTGGTGCCGACCTGGGACAGGGCGGTGAGGCGGTCGCCGATGTCCGGCTCCAGCCACGGGACCTGCGGCGGGCCGGAGCGCGACTGGAAGACGAGCTCGTAGGGCCGCTCGATCCCGGTCGCCTCCTGCACGCCCGCGGCGACCACGGCCGCGACGTCCTCGTGCTGCCGCACGTAGAGCCCGCCCTCGGGGCCCGCGCTGTACGCCATCGCCATCGGGATCGAGTGCGTGGTGAACAGGATCGTCGCGGACTCGCGCTGGTCGGCCGGCAGCTGCTCGAGCGCAGCGACGGTGTTGGCGACCATCGGCTTCACGAAGCCCGGGTGGTTGAAGTAGTGCCGGATGCGCGCGAAGTTCGGCGCCTTCGGGATGCCGGCCTTCGCCGCGAAGATGTCCTCGCGGTACTGCCGGCAGCCCGGGTACGAGGCGTACGCCGAGGTCAGCAGGACCAGCGCCCGGCGGCGGCCGTCGTCGGCCATCTGGGCGATCGCGTCGCGCAGCGACGGGTTCCAGTTGCGGTTGCCCCAGTAGATGGGCAGGTCGATCCCGTTGACCGCGAAGTCGGCCTCGAGGGCACCCAGCAGCTCGCGGCAGTGCCCGTTGATCGGGCTGACCCCGCCGAAGCGGTGGTAGTGCTCCGCGACCTCGGCGAGGCGCTCGGGCGGGACGTCCTTGCCGCGCGTCACGTTCTGCAGGAAGGGCATGACGTCGTCGGGGCCCTCGGGTCCCCCGAACGACACCAGCAGGAAGGCATCAAAAGGACCGGCGCTCATGTCGGTCATCCTGTCAAAGTGCTGACCCCCTACCGCGACGTGCTCACGCAACCCGGGGCACTGCGGTTCAGCCTGGCCGGCTTCCTCGCCCGCCTGCCGATCTCGATGCTCACCCTGGGGGTCGTTCTGCTGGTCTCCGGGACCGGCCGCTCCTACGCGCTGGCCGGCGCCGCGGCCGGCGCGGTGAACCTGGGTTTCGTCGTCGCGGGGCCCCGCCTGGCCCGCCTGGTCGACGGGTACGGACAGGCCGCGGTGCTGCGTCCGGCGGCGGCCGCGCAGGCCGTCGCGCTCGGCGCGTTGATCCTCGCCGGGACCAACGAGGCGCCGGGAGCCGTGCTGGTCGCGCTGTCCCTGCTCACCGGGATGACGATGCCGAGCATCGGCGGTCTGGTCCGGGCGCGGTGGACGACACTGCTCGGCGGGTCCGACCCGGCGCAGGCTCCGACCGGCGCGGCCCGGCTCCACACCGCTTTCTCCTTCGAGTCGGTCGTCGACGAGGTGATCTTCGTCGTCGGCCCGATCGCGGCGACGCGGGCGCCCGCGGGGCCGCCGGCGGCCTCCTGGCGCTCTACGCGCTGGGCAGCCTGGTGGCCGGGGTCGTGTTCGGCGCCGCCCGCCGGCACGCGCCGCCGTGGCAGGGGTTCCTGGCCGGAGCGGTCGGCATCGGCGCCTCGGCGCTCGCGATGCCGTTCGTGCCGTCCCTGGGCGTCCTGGCCGGGCTGATCGTCCTGGCCGGGGTCCCCATCTCTCCGACGCTGATCAGCGGCATGGGGCTGGTCCGGTCCCTCGCCCCGCCCGCGCGGCTGACCGAGGGCTTCGCCTGGGCGACGACCGGGCTGTCCGTCGGCCTGATGACGGGATCCGCCGCGGCGGGCTGGCTGGCCGAGCACGTCGGGCCGGCGGACGCGTTCTGGGCCGCCACGGTGGCGGCCCTGAGCGCCGCCACCCTGGCCGCCGCGGGGGCGCCACGGCTGCGTCGGGGGCCCGGCGTTCACCCGATCGGAGTAGTTCCCGGCACAGTGCCCTGACTCACGGGCGCGCCTCCACGGCTTTGGCCGCTCGAACGGACAAACTCGTAACCGACCTCAGGTGCCGTCGGCAGCAGGAGGACTTCGGTCATGCAGGATCTCCGTCTCGTCGCGGCGAATGAACGCGGCACCCATCTGGTGCTCCGTTCGCCGGACGGCGAGAAGTTCGTAGTGCCCATCGACGAGCGCCTGCGCGCCGCGATTCGCGGTGACAAGACCCTCCTGTCACAGCTCGACGCCGGCGTCGGCCAGCTGCGACCGCGCGAGATCCAGGCACGTATCCGGGCCGGCGAGTCGGCGGAGCAGGTCGCGGCCGCGGCCGGCGTCCACGTCGACCGCGTGCGCCGGTTCGAGGGACCCGTCCTCGCCGAGCGCGAGCACATGGCACAGATGTCGCAGCGCGCCTCGGTGCGCCGCCCCGGCCAGGCCGAGCTGCGCCCGAACACCCTCGCCGAGTCGGTGCCGACCCAGCTGCAGCTCATCGGCCTCGCGCCGACCGACCTGAACTGGGACTCGTGGCGTCGCGACGACGGCCGCTGGTTGGTGCAGGTCAGCTACGACCACGACGCGCTGACGCAGCAGGCGACGTTCCTGTTCGACCCGCGCGCCCGCACGGTCGTCGCGGAGAACGACCAGGCCCGCTTCCTCACCGGCGAGCTCGAGGAGCACCCCGCTCGCGAGCCGTTCCGGCCCCGGATCGCGGCGCCGGTCCCGCTGCGCAGCGCCGAACCCGTCGCCGAGGTCGAGGACGACGAGGACGTCGAACTCGAGGCCGAGGAGAAGGTCGCCCCGACGGCGATGCGTCGCCCGGACCCGACGCTGAACCGCCGTCCGCCGGACGTCGTAGCGCGCCGCCCCGAGCCGACCCCCGCTCCGCCCCCGGCCCCGCGCCCGGCGACGGTGGTCACTCCCCCGCCGCCCGCTCCGCCCGTGGTCCCGCCGCTCCCGGCGGCCGCTCCGGTCGCCCCGGCGGCCAAGGCCGCTCCGGAGCCGACCCCGGAACCCGCGCCGGCTCCGGCCCCCGCGGTCGAGGCGGCCCCGCGTCGGTCGATCATCGACACCCCGACGCTGCCGATGGACCCGCCGCCGACCCCGGCCGAGGCGATGCCCGTCCGGCGCACCGGGACCCACGACGCGTCCGCGGACGAGGCCCCCGCCCCGACCCCGACCCGCTCCGGCGGCCGTCGCCGCGCCCGGGTCCCGAGCTGGGACGACATCCTGATCGGCACCCGCCCCAAGGAGTAGTCCTCCTCAGATCGTCGAGTCCCCAGATCCACGAGTCGCCAGATCGTCGAGAGGGCCCCGCACCGTCCGGTGCGGGCCCCTCTCGCTCGTTCCTCCTGCGGGATGACGTCCCGCACGGTGCCCCTGTCAGCCCGCCCCCGGGCCGACACCCCACCCCTGCGGGATGACGTCCCGCACGGTGCCGGTGTCAGCCCGCCCCCGGGCTGACAGGGGGCGCTGCGGGACGTCATCCCGCAGAGCAGAGGGGACGGGGCGGGGAGGACCGGGAGACGGCCTCGGCCCGACCCCCGCGAACGGGGATCGGGCCGAGGTGAGCGGCGCAGTTGCTGACGGTCCGTCAGCCAGACGTCACGAGGTGGACGTGGGCGTCGCTGCCGGGGTCTCCTCCGGGGAGGAGGACGGCGGCGTGCTCGCGGTCGCGCTGGGCGACGGGGACGAGCTGGAGCCGCTGCCCTCACCCGCGGGCTCGTACGGGTTCGCCTTGTCGGCCCACTTCGAGCCGACCTTCTTCGTCGACGTCGACGGGAACGAGATCTTGGTCGGGTCACCGTCGGAGGTGTACGCGGCCCACTTGCCCTGGTCGAACAGGTCGAGCCAGTAGGTCGAGTCGGTCTCGACCGGCTTGTTCTTCGGGCCGGAGCGGATGCGCGCGATCTTGTACGGGTCGAAGTCCGCGTCGAAGACCGACTTGGCCGGGTTCGACCCGACCAGCAGGGCCGCGTCGAGGGTGTAGGACTTGCCCTCGAACTCACCCGAGCGGAGCAGCTGCGGGTTGCTCGGCGAGATGCCGAACGGCAGCGCGATGGTGTTCACCTTCGCGTCAGGCGCCTGCGCCTTGATGGCCGCGATGTTGTTCGCGATCTCCTTCTGCACCGTGGTGTCGGAGCTCTGCTTGAGGTTCGCGTGCGTCACCGTGTGGACGCCGACCTCGTAGCCGTGCTCGACCAGCCAGGGCAGCGCCTTCGGGTCGTTGAACGAGGTGTCGTTCACGTAGAAAGAACCCATCGCGCGGAAATCGGGATTTTCCTTCGCGAATGCCTCCAGAACGCCGACCGCGGAATCCGGGGTCGGATTGCCGTCGGCATCGATCTGAATCTGGCTCGCGGACGAGTCGTCGAAGGTGAGCACCACCGGGTGCTTGCCGGCCGGGACGTCGATCTCCCCGGCCACCATCTGCGCGACGGTGATCGGGACGAATCCGGCCTTGTGCATACGCGCGAGCTCGGCCTTGAACTCGGCCGGCGTCTGGTCGTAAACGCAGGCGCTGCAGACCTCCGCCTTGACCTGGTGGTACATCATCACCGGGATCGCGGCGAGCTCGTTGGCCTTGACCGAGGCCGGGTCGACGGCCGACGGCTCCGGGGTCGCGTCGGGCGTCGGCGTGGTGGTCTCACCCGCCGTCGGGGCCGGGCTCTCGGCGACGTTCGGATCGTCGTCGTCGCTGCTGCAACCGGAAAGCAACAATCCGGCAACGAGAGCCGCCGCCACTACATCGCGTGGGCGCATTTTCCCCCCAAAGTCGTTTGGTACTGCCACTCTTGGTCTGCGTGATCTTGCGACCAGGATCAGTTCGCTGATCATTAACGGTGATCATGGCGTACCCGTGCGGGCGAGGGTGGGGAAATCAGCGCGCCGCTTCGGCTTCAACTCGGTAAAGGTGGATGGGGATATGACGGGCTCTGATGGCATGCCGCCCGCCCCGTGGGGGGCATCCGGCGACGGCGGAGAGGGCACGCCGGCTGTGCCGCCGCCGGTGGTTCCGGCGGCTGTGCCGGCTGCAGGGCCGGTCGTGGCGAAGAAGCGCAAGACCGGACGCAACGTCGCCATCGTCGGTGGTGTCGCCGCCCTGCTGCTCGTCGTCGGGGCCGCTGCCTCGCCGCTCGGTGCGGGCTCCAAGGTCGAGCTGGTCGCCAGCCAGACCGGGATGCTGAACGCTGACGCCGCGAAGAACCTCGTCTTCACCATCAACGGCGCGAAGATGTCCGACGTCACCCTGAAGCTGGACGGCCAGGAGGTCCAGGGCACGCAGGAGGGCGACAACATCGTCTACCGCGCCCCGTCCGACCTCGCCGACGGCAAGCACACCTTCTCCGCCTCCAAGGACGGCCGCCTCCCCGGCCGGACCGCCACCTCCACGCAGTCCTTCGAGATCGACACCGTCGCGCCGGTCGTGACGTTCGAGATCCCGGACGAGCCGGTGAAGATGGA
This genomic interval from Sporichthya brevicatena contains the following:
- a CDS encoding polysaccharide deacetylase family protein — translated: MLLSGCSSDDDDPNVAESPAPTAGETTTPTPDATPEPSAVDPASVKANELAAIPVMMYHQVKAEVCSACVYDQTPAEFKAELARMHKAGFVPITVAQMVAGEIDVPAGKHPVVLTFDDSSASQIQIDADGNPTPDSAVGVLEAFAKENPDFRAMGSFYVNDTSFNDPKALPWLVEHGYEVGVHTVTHANLKQSSDTTVQKEIANNIAAIKAQAPDAKVNTIALPFGISPSNPQLLRSGEFEGKSYTLDAALLVGSNPAKSVFDADFDPYKIARIRSGPKNKPVETDSTYWLDLFDQGKWAAYTSDGDPTKISFPSTSTKKVGSKWADKANPYEPAGEGSGSSSSPSPSATASTPPSSSPEETPAATPTSTS